The sequence GttcatgtggaaaaaaacaacacacttCTGAGTTTTCTACGGAAGCTTTATTAAGTTTAATCAAATGTGTAAATCTTTTTTCTCTGGATTTCATACAGATGGGTTCACTCAAAGGGTTTTTGACTGGGAGTTTCAAATTGGAGTTAAATTAATGTCTAACTTAACAGTTTATTGATTAACACGGTATGACAACACATCAATAGAAATCTGATTATTTATATACAATGGCCCTTTTCAActactgcaataaaacaaaacaaaaatctaacgCATCCCTCAGAAGTTAAATTTATGACCTTCTCGTGTAACACATTGTGCTGTGTTGTGTCTTTAGAAAAAGCCTTTTCTAGTGACATTTCATCTTAAAGTCTAACTGATGCTGAAGTGCATATGCAGGTGGTGAGACCATCTTGTTAGCCCTTTGATAGTATGCTGCCTGTGTACTTGAGCTCAGAGACACTGCATCTATTCATATGAGTACATCTGAAAGGAAATCAGTTTATGCAGACAACAGCTAGAGATTACATTGCCCTCCAAAGATGAGTTCAAGAGgaaagtttgacaaaaaaaattcaACTCATCTTAAAATCTGCACAGGATTATTTTTATGCCTCAATGACAAGGAGTCTTTGGTCAAAGCTACAAGTTTAGTTTTTTACACagcaaataaaatttttgtttttgttttgcattcacTGGTTTGAGGATGGCTCTTTGATGGGACAGTTTCCATCTTCATTCCCCTGTTTGAATTGAGGAGGAATCTGAGGAATGTGACAGGCTGAGAAACTACCCTGTCAAAAGAGATAGAAACGCATGTGTTAGACAGGTCAGCAGTTATTCTAAGTTAGGACTGCATCGCCTTAAACTTTGCTCACCGTCATTTGGTTTCCCTGCTCGGCTGTTAGAAGAGACCACAGtctttcaggttttctttgatGATGATGTCGGTTACAGcgtcaaacacaaacttcacgTTTTCTGTGTCTGTGGCGCAGGTCATGTGTGAGTAGAtttcttttatgtctctgcGCAAGTTCAGGTCCAGGAACTGCATTTTGATATAGTTACCAGCATCCTCATAAGTATTGGGACCTGGGCAGGACAACAGTAAGATACACGTTTAGATAGGTTTGCCTTTATCATTTTTAGTGAATTTAtccttttcattcatttatgGATGGATCGATGACTGCAAAACAAGGTATCTCAGTAGGTATCTTAAGGTATCTCAGTAGTTCATGAAGATCTCACCATCATAATCAGGGAAGCACATGCTGAGATGAGCTTTCTTGATCTTCTCAGTGAACACGTCCTTCTTGTTGAGGAAGAGTACAATGGAGGTGGCGGCAAAGTAGCGGTGGTTGCAGATACTGTTGAACAAGTGCAGACTCTCGTGCATTCGATTCTGAAAGTAAAGAGCCTTTTAAGTGAACCAGCTCCTGATTTCTCAATATAAATTATAAGATGGAATGGTTAACTTTGTCATACCACTTCGTCATCCTCCACCAACACCATGTCATAGGCGCTCAAAGCAGCGATGAAGATGATACAGGTAACGCCTTCGAAACAATGAATccacttcttcctctctgacctctggcCGCCCACATCAAACATTCTGGATCAAAACGGAAGAAGATTTGCTTTATAATCATTCCTAGATAGCCAAAATGTCTCTCCTGTGCAACGATGCACAAACTCACCTGAAGTTAAGATCTTTGAAGGAGAACTGGGTCTCAATGATACCGGTGGTTTTCACTCTTGATCGCAGCACATCCTGCTCAGTGGGCACATAGCCTGGTTGGACCAGTCGCTCCAGGTCATTAAGGTAGCTGTGTGAAAATTAAACTATGTCAGTGGAGTTATTTTAAGATTACATAACTAATGCTTAAATTTGTCGTTACTTACTATCCAGCTGAGTCGTTCAGTTGGTACTCCGAAGCCCTGTCGAAACACGCCTGGATGCCAGAATCCTTCCACAGACGCAGAATGATGTCTGACAGTTCTTTGGGCATGGTTCCTTCCTCAATGGTGTCTGCAAGATGCATCAGTTTCCTGGCATCATCCTGTAGGAAGGACCCAGGAGGACAGTTATATGATTAGTTTTATGAATGAGTTTGACCCAAGAATCAGATAGACGTGCATTGTTACCTGCTGATCAGGGTGGCCGTAGTTAATGTTGAGTGTGTTCATGGCCTTCACAATGGCCATGATGGACTGCAGGGTGTTGCTGTAGATGATGGTGACGAACTCCAAGCATTCTTCAAGCGAGTAACCATCTTTATGGATAATTCTGTGGAGAAAGTGCAACGATTAAATTCAATTTAGAGTCTGGActagaagaaataaaatgctGCTTAGAAGCAAAGTTCTTACTTCATCTGTTTGACAATGGTGCTCTTGCCTGATTCTCCAGCCCCTATGTAAGAGAAGAAATCATATTACAAGagtttttgcatattttattggaaaatCCCAACCTCTTTTTTGATTGGAAGAAACCTTACAAGAACTGGACATTGAAGTAGTTACCAACATCCTTATGAGAactactgtttttatttatgtttgtaagGTGTTTAAATGACGTGCGTTTATCTCAGGTGAACTGTATCCTTACATAGATGATCTCTACAAAGGTGCATAATACTTCTTACTTCAGCCCTAATCTTTTTCCTTGACCCTGACCCATATCATTAGAGGGAGAAGATGAAGCAGAGTATGAAACTATATCTGAAACATGTGTATATAAAGTATTTTCAAATGGTGCCATCGGGCACTTGGCGACAAAAGTTATAACTCAAAATAATTTAATCCAGTACAaatgcattttaatttgtttgtttgattaacgtaaaaaaaaaaaaccctcaaacTCTGACATAGAGAGAATCTTCTTTCCTCTCATTTAGTCTTAATTCTTGTGGTGTAAAAGTGATGGTGCTATAATTCTTTTTGAGTTTGTTGGTTTGGGTTCAGTGTCCTTCAGGGTTAAACCCTTTGTGCCGAAGGACCTGTTGTGTCAGGATTAACAGAGGATCGACTTGTGTGATTATCCAAGTGTCTCAGCATTGACACAGTTTATTAAGCCTAACTTGACTTGGACATGCTGCATTTTTTCATCACAGTTAAAGACCTTCAAGCTGTAGAAAAATACAGTCCTTGAAATTAATGAGGTGTATTATTTGCAACAATGCATCAGCCAACAGCAGATTGTGAAACAGGCACAAAAATGGTGTATGAATGTCAAGGTAGCAGATGTTTTAGGGCAACGTACTTCCCTTAAAttgaacttttatttaaaacaagttaGGAAATAAAAGTAAGTTTATGCATCTTCTACAACAGCacactaaaataattttaattatggGAATGACTCTGACAGGATCACAATGTATCAAAACCATCGCTTCTGAATCACTGCTCCAACAGGTGTGCCTTTACCTAGTAGCAGCAGCTTGACGGTTCTTGCATCCTTGTCTGCATCCTCCTTCAGCTTCTTCTCCAGCTCTCTGGAGCGTTTCTCCTCAGCGCTAGCTCCGGCCCCCATCCTACTTTTCCCGGCTTGGGCCCCTCTGTTTCAAAAGCCAAGTGTCAGGAAAAATGGAAGCAGGTCCCGGTTGGCTGCTCGCCTTCTACTGTCTGACCGGTGCCTTCGAGCAAGCAGCAGATGCGCCAACTGCCTGCAGCTGGGGGTTGTTTGCGTATTTTTTCCCGTCACAGGGAAGGATTTTGGACTTCCTAAGCCCACCTGACTAGTGGTGGCCAATGGAGCACAAGGACAAGACAGTTACAGGGCAGAGACGTGAAGGGAAGCAGACATACATCACTGTAGGAGTGCTCTAACCTTTAGGGTACTTTGCTGTGCTCAGCGGAAGATGAACATCGGCTCAAGTGCTTATCTCATGCTCTTCTTATGTTGCTGTGTTGTAATACCACTCCTTTAAGAGAAGCCTGTAAAACTAAAGGATCTTGGTTCATGTCTGGTTACTAAAACTAAGCCTCTTTGATGTGAACAAAACCAACATGAAATCTGATGTAAAACTCATAGTGTCTTTATTTCTGCAAGAAGGTGATGAGTTAATGAGATTGTTAGAACCAACACAAAATCAAGAAGTATACATCAGGACCACCAACATATAGTCCAGATACAGAGGCAAATGCACACATAGATGCAAAGATGTATCCAAATGTTTCTTATTGGATACAATGGCCTGAAGGGTGAGTTCTGAAGTGCTTATAAGGCTTTGCAGTTTCACTAGACAGATCTCATTGACCTAAATCTGAAGCTGGTTAAGGACCCTAATCTACTCACACTTTCAgttctgtgtgtgtgagcataCAGTATGAGTGTACATCCATGACAACAACACCATATTTCATTACACACCGGGGAACTGAAAAATAGGTCTCCGAATTAAGTAATGTGGTAACTTTAGCACCTGAATCAGCAGGGATACCCAAGCTCAAAACCTAGAATATAACCACACTCCTGTTTTGTAACTGGGCATAAATGCAGTttgattttatatgtatttgCTTCCCTTTTAGGGTATTTTGCCTTTATTAGCCTGACTTTGTTTCAATAGCCTTttgtaattttagttttttataactgcttgaaaaaataaaataaaataaaaaagattccAGAGTTGGTCATCAAATGccattgttttattgttctaTTTTGAGccataaaactatttttttatgtGAGGAATCTGAAAATTTCTCAGTTACACTAGCATTATTAACTTTGGGAACAAGACACTCCATCACAACTTTCTGGTTGTTGTTGAGTTATTAGAGACTTTGGACAAAAGAGAGATTTGATTAATTAGTACTGACTTAATAGCCCCTTTAGGTCATGTCACAAGTTCCAAAGTATTTTAAATTCAGAACCAAGTCTCAGATGCTATGAAAAGTTGATTagtgtctgctgtgtccctggGTATAGTCATatacaataaattagaatattatagaaaagttaatttattttaacatctcaattcactaagtgaaatattatatagattaaagATGATTCTCTGCTTATAGCTGATAAAAACAGGCTATTTAAGGctagaatattacattagaccaatacaaaaaaaagttttaatatagaAATATGACATAATAGAGgataaaaatggtaaaaaaaacaacatttttagccaattttattattttacacaaacaaaTTCTAATGCAATCAATGTTCTTCACTTATTATTATCAAACCTAGTATACCAGCATATATTTTAGAGAACAATAATGAACAAACATCAAGAAGACCAAGGAGCCCAACAGACAGATCAGGAGTGAAGATGTGGGGGGGTTTAAAAGCAGGGttacattataaaacaatttccTAAGCGCCAGACATCTCATGGACCACTGTTCAACCCATCATTTGAAAAAGGAGAAGATATTTTTCAACTATTAACCTACCCAGATATTTCCATCCATTTAAACTGAGAGGCTGGGAAAGGAGAGCATTACTctgagaagcagtcaagagacCCCTGGAGAAGCTGCAAAGATTCACAGCTGGGAATTGGGaacctgttgacaggacaactatgagttggcaagaagaaaaccattgttgaaagaaagccacaaaAAAGCTCAGCCTAAAATTTGCCACTGGCCACTTAGAGGATATAGAAAACCAAGAGAAAAAggtgttctattctaataagatctgaaaaaaaaaaaaacaatttcagcTTACGGTACATACAAAATGTTATGTGTGGTGTTAAAAATAgtatccccatggtgaaacaggGTACTGGCAGCATCCTACTGTGGGTATGCTTTTCCtgtcatctaaacattattagttaagttttcagtccaactttcctttcattttgttATCCATCATTattatctctttattttttaattacctctgttgtttgattttctgtattgttgtaatgtttttccttatgtacagtgccttgagtgccttgttgctgaaaagcgctatataaataaacttgacttgacctcTGCAGGGAATCTGggcagagttgataggaagatggatgtagctaaatacagaacagtcctggggaaaaaaaagctatatAAGCTGCTGAAGACTAGGGAAGAGGTTCACTTTCAGCAGGACATTAGGTATAAACGTACAGCCAGACTTAAACGAGAACTGTTTATCCAAAATAATTCATATCCCAAGCAGATTTTGGTTTAACGTTATCTGTTAACTTTCCCGACATggttcttctgactggaagtaattcTAACATTTTGGTCTGACTGGGCCCGCCAGAGACTCCTGACTTGAATCTAAGAAAGAACATCTGAGGAGGTGGCTAAAGATTAATGTTATGGCAAAAaaaggccttccaacctcaaag comes from Girardinichthys multiradiatus isolate DD_20200921_A chromosome 20, DD_fGirMul_XY1, whole genome shotgun sequence and encodes:
- the gnat1 gene encoding guanine nucleotide-binding protein G(t) subunit alpha-1, whose amino-acid sequence is MGAGASAEEKRSRELEKKLKEDADKDARTVKLLLLGAGESGKSTIVKQMKIIHKDGYSLEECLEFVTIIYSNTLQSIMAIVKAMNTLNINYGHPDQQDDARKLMHLADTIEEGTMPKELSDIILRLWKDSGIQACFDRASEYQLNDSAGYYLNDLERLVQPGYVPTEQDVLRSRVKTTGIIETQFSFKDLNFRMFDVGGQRSERKKWIHCFEGVTCIIFIAALSAYDMVLVEDDEVNRMHESLHLFNSICNHRYFAATSIVLFLNKKDVFTEKIKKAHLSMCFPDYDGPNTYEDAGNYIKMQFLDLNLRRDIKEIYSHMTCATDTENVKFVFDAVTDIIIKENLKDCGLF